The genomic stretch CTCTGCGCCGCCACCGCGCATATCAACGTGGACGAATGCGGCGCGCCGGAGCGATTCCTCGGGTCCAAGCTCCTCCCGCTCCCGACAGCTGACGGGAAGCTCCGCCCGGAGCAGGTCAGGGCCGCCGCGTCGGCGGCCAGCATCGATCACGCCGCCCACCATGTCCGGCCCCGCGTCATCTCCATCAGCCAGTCCACCGAATACGGCACCCTCTACACCGCCGACGAAATCCATGCGCTCTCGGCGGTGGCCAGGGAGCACCACCTCCTCCTGCACATGGACGGGGCGCGCCTGGGCAACGCGGCGGCGGCGCTCGACCTCCCGCTCCGCGCCCTGACCGCCGATGTCGGGGTGGACGTCCTCTCCTTCGGCGGCACCAAGAACGGCGCCATGGCGGCGGAGGCGGTCGTCTTTTTCGATTCGGCGAGGGACGAGGCGGTCCGTTTCGGCCGCAAGCAGGCGATGCAGCTTCCCTCGAAGATGCGCTTCATCGCCGCGCAGTTCGCCGCCCTCCTGACCGACGGGCTCTGGCTGCGAAACGCCCGGCACGCCAACCGCATGGCCCGGCGTCTCGCCGAGGGGGCCGCCACGGTGCCGGGGGTCACGATCACGCAGCCGGTGGACGCGAACGCCGTCTTCGCCCGCTTGCCGAGGGGGAGGATCGCCGCGCTGCAGGCCCGGCGCTTCTTCTATGTGTGGGACGAGGGGGCGGGGGAGGTGCGGTGGATGTGTTCCTTTGATACCACCGAGGATGACGTCGACGCATTCATTGCGGAGCTGCGCGACACCCTCGCCTGAGTGCGGGCCGAAAGGCCCGTTCCATCTGATTTCAACATTCCTTCATACTCTGCGGCGCACGTTGCAGCATTCCCTCCATGAGGAGCTGCGCCTGTGCGCGCCATCGTGACACCGCTCGACGGATCCCGGCTCGCGGAGGAGTCGCTGCGGGCGGCCTGTGCCACGGCGCGTCGCGTCGGCGCGGTCCTGCACATGGTGCTTGTCCACCATCCCATCGCCCCCAACGCCGACTCCGCGGCGATGGCCACCGCCATCGACGAGATCGACCGCCTGGCCCGGGAGGGGGAAGAGCAGTACCTGGCGCAGGTGGCGGAGCGGATGCGGCTCGAGTACGGCATCCACGTCGAAACGAAGATCCTGGACGGCCCGGTCGCCGAGACACTCGGCGCATATGTGACGCGGCTTGGGGCCGGGCTGGTGGTGATGACCACGCATGGTCGGGGGGCGGTGAGCCGATTCTGGCTGGGGAGTGTGGCTGACCACCTGCTGCGGCATCTCGACGTGCCGCTGCTCCTCCTCCGGCACAAGGAGGAGCCGGTACATGACAGCCGCATGGCCTTCCGGAGGATGCTGATCGCGCTCGACGGGTCGGAACGGGCCGAGGCGGTCCTTGAGCCGGCGCTGGCGCTCTGTCCCCCGCCGACCGCCGAGATCGCGCTGCTGCGGGTGGTGGCGCCGGAGGCCAATGGGGCTGCGCAGGGCCGCGGCGCGGCGGCGGTCTATCTTGACGAAGTGGCCGACCGGCTGGAGCGCCGGGGGTGCCGGGTGAGCACCACGGTGGTGGTCTCGGACTCGCCGGCGCAGGCCATCCTCGACCAGGCGAGGCCGGAGGCCACCGACTGCGTGGCGATCGCGACGCGAGGGGCCCTGGGGGTCAAGCGGTTGATGCTGGGGAGCGTCACCGACAAGGTGGTGCGCGGGTCGGAAGTGCCGGTGCTGGCGCTTCATCCCCCCTTGGGGGAGGGCTGATCAGGGGCTTTCCGCTTCCGGGGCCACCGGCGCACCGGATGGACCAGTGCCCTGGGATGCGGATGCTCGGCCTCCCTGCTCCGCGGGATCCGGGGGCCAGCCAGGGGAATTCTGCAGGAGCTCGGGGGTCGAGGTGGGGGCGGGTATTCATGACTTGGAATCTGGAAGGGATGGTAAAGGGAGGTGATGACCCCGTGAAGCCCCGTTCACGACCAGTTCGGTCTGGGGACCAGTGCGGGGGTAGGTTGAGGGTGACTCTGCTTGGGGAGGTCATGATGCGGGTCAGTGAGCTGATGCAGTCGAACCTGGTGACGATCCCCAGCGATAGCCTGGTCTCGGAGGCCATCCTCTCCCTGGCAGACTCCCATGTGACGGGGTTGCCGGTGGTCGATGCCACCATGCACCTGGTGGGGGTGTTCTCCGCAGCGACATCCTGACGGCGCTGGCGGAGCGGGGTCAAGGACGTCGAGCCGGGGTGCTCTTTGAGGATGCTCGTGCGCGACCTGATGACGCCCGAAGCCGATGACCATCGAGCCCGCAGGCGGAGGTCAAGCAGGCGGCGCAGCAGATGTACGCAA from Gemmatimonadales bacterium encodes the following:
- a CDS encoding universal stress protein, translating into MRAIVTPLDGSRLAEESLRAACATARRVGAVLHMVLVHHPIAPNADSAAMATAIDEIDRLAREGEEQYLAQVAERMRLEYGIHVETKILDGPVAETLGAYVTRLGAGLVVMTTHGRGAVSRFWLGSVADHLLRHLDVPLLLLRHKEEPVHDSRMAFRRMLIALDGSERAEAVLEPALALCPPPTAEIALLRVVAPEANGAAQGRGAAAVYLDEVADRLERRGCRVSTTVVVSDSPAQAILDQARPEATDCVAIATRGALGVKRLMLGSVTDKVVRGSEVPVLALHPPLGEG
- a CDS encoding CBS domain-containing protein — its product is MRVSELMQSNLVTIPSDSLVSEAILSLADSHVTGLPVVDATMHLVGVFSAATS
- a CDS encoding low specificity L-threonine aldolase codes for the protein MSPARHFASDNSASIHPEVLAAIAAANEGHALAYGADRWTAAALDLFRKEFGDTSSTELVYGGTGANVVGLGALLHPWDGVLCAATAHINVDECGAPERFLGSKLLPLPTADGKLRPEQVRAAASAASIDHAAHHVRPRVISISQSTEYGTLYTADEIHALSAVAREHHLLLHMDGARLGNAAAALDLPLRALTADVGVDVLSFGGTKNGAMAAEAVVFFDSARDEAVRFGRKQAMQLPSKMRFIAAQFAALLTDGLWLRNARHANRMARRLAEGAATVPGVTITQPVDANAVFARLPRGRIAALQARRFFYVWDEGAGEVRWMCSFDTTEDDVDAFIAELRDTLA